Proteins from a genomic interval of Nitrospina gracilis Nb-211:
- the ruvA gene encoding Holliday junction branch migration protein RuvA — translation MIAHLNGTLARKTPVSVIVDVHGVGYEAFISLNNYYELPEIGNPVTLLIHSYHKEDTFKLYGFLREEETQIFETLIGINKVGPKLALAILSGMPVDELLDAIAKNDVARISTVPGVGRKTAERLVLELKDKLAKMDKMSGETPAAGTTHRLLEDALSALINLGYKKGDAEKALKQVWEEQADTPALETLIKESLNRLS, via the coding sequence ATGATCGCGCATTTGAACGGCACCCTCGCCCGCAAGACGCCCGTTTCCGTGATCGTCGATGTGCACGGAGTCGGCTACGAAGCCTTCATCTCGCTCAACAACTACTATGAACTGCCGGAGATCGGGAATCCCGTCACCCTCCTCATCCACAGCTACCACAAGGAAGACACGTTCAAACTTTACGGCTTCCTGCGCGAGGAGGAAACACAGATTTTCGAGACGCTGATCGGCATCAACAAAGTGGGACCGAAGCTGGCGCTCGCCATCCTCTCCGGCATGCCGGTGGACGAGCTTCTGGACGCCATCGCCAAAAACGACGTGGCGCGCATCAGCACCGTACCGGGGGTGGGACGCAAAACCGCCGAGCGGCTGGTGCTGGAACTCAAGGACAAGCTGGCGAAGATGGACAAGATGTCGGGAGAAACACCCGCGGCAGGCACGACGCACCGCCTGCTGGAAGACGCGCTCTCGGCGCTCATCAACCTCGGCTACAAAAAAGGCGACGCGGAAAAGGCGTTGAAACAGGTCTGGGAGGAACAGGCGGACACCCCGGCGCTCGAAACCCTCATCAAGGAAAGCCTCAACCGCCTGTCCTGA
- a CDS encoding YebC/PmpR family DNA-binding transcriptional regulator produces the protein MSGHSKWSTIKHKKGAADAKRGKIFTKLIKEITVAARLGGGDANANPRLRTAIAAAKEQNMPHDNINRAIKKGTGELEGANYEEITYEGYGPGGVAILIEVMTDNRNRTVGEIRALLGKNGGNMGENGCVSWIFEKKGLILVKSDAMDEDAMMELALEAGADDMQNTGDQYEITTSMENFETVHQSLKDKEVPIEFAEITAIPQNTVPVDEQNGRAVLKLMDLLEDHDDVQKAYSNFDIPEEVMAAIDESA, from the coding sequence ATGTCCGGTCATTCCAAGTGGTCCACCATCAAGCACAAGAAGGGTGCCGCCGACGCCAAGCGCGGCAAGATCTTCACCAAACTGATTAAAGAAATCACCGTCGCCGCGCGTCTCGGCGGGGGAGACGCCAACGCCAATCCGCGCCTGCGCACGGCCATCGCCGCGGCCAAAGAGCAGAACATGCCGCATGACAATATCAACCGTGCCATCAAGAAAGGCACGGGCGAGCTGGAAGGCGCAAACTATGAGGAAATCACGTATGAAGGGTACGGACCCGGCGGCGTTGCCATCCTCATCGAGGTCATGACCGACAACAGAAATCGCACCGTCGGGGAAATCCGCGCCCTGCTCGGCAAGAACGGCGGCAACATGGGTGAGAACGGTTGCGTCTCCTGGATCTTCGAGAAAAAGGGGCTGATCCTGGTCAAAAGCGATGCGATGGACGAGGACGCGATGATGGAGCTGGCGCTGGAAGCCGGGGCGGACGACATGCAGAACACCGGCGACCAGTACGAGATCACCACCTCCATGGAAAACTTCGAGACCGTACACCAGTCGCTCAAGGACAAAGAGGTGCCGATCGAATTCGCGGAGATCACCGCCATCCCGCAGAACACCGTGCCGGTGGACGAACAGAACGGGCGCGCCGTCCTGAAACTCATGGACCTGCTCGAAGATCACGATGACGTGCAGAAAGCCTATTCCAATTTCGATATCCCGGAAGAGGTGATGGCCGCAATCGACGAAAGCGCTTGA
- the yajC gene encoding preprotein translocase subunit YajC, producing the protein MPDLGWIHILVAQAEGQQPEPPGGALSFLPPLIIMFLIFYFVLIRPEQKKQAKARQMLNELKEGENIVTLSGIHGTIKKIKDDVVTLQIADNVRIKIERSAIGRVKGTSESRPEGKKDKDKDKDKDKETDKDEKDKE; encoded by the coding sequence ATGCCTGATTTAGGTTGGATCCACATCCTCGTTGCCCAGGCGGAAGGACAACAGCCCGAGCCGCCCGGCGGCGCGCTTTCGTTTCTGCCGCCGCTCATCATCATGTTCCTCATTTTCTATTTCGTGCTCATCCGCCCGGAACAGAAAAAGCAGGCCAAAGCCCGCCAGATGCTCAACGAACTGAAGGAAGGCGAGAACATCGTCACCTTGAGCGGCATCCACGGCACCATCAAGAAGATCAAGGATGATGTGGTGACGCTCCAGATCGCCGACAACGTGCGCATCAAGATCGAGCGTTCCGCCATCGGCCGCGTTAAGGGCACCAGCGAATCCCGCCCCGAAGGCAAAAAAGACAAAGACAAAGACAAAGATAAAGATAAAGAAACAGACAAAGACGAAAAAGATAAAGAGTGA
- a CDS encoding FAD-binding protein — MTFDWAAESIAQVHRTRALRKDEDFPDLSEDEANALIRQHHPDYVGAERQIRVGPNANRGEFPLELAELLESDSPLPADFAPKVDIETDVLILGGGGAGVAAALGLENSGLTVHLATKLRLGDSNTVMAEGGIQAALGPDDSPRRHFADAYVGGHGKNDPDLLKILCESGPPSIQWLVQLGVLFDPGDNGLFRLKAGGGTSVPRVLACRDYTGLEIMRVLRDAVMGGSTQFLENEAAVELLDDGQGQVTGAVLWNTETGQLTTVSARAVILATGGSGQLRFQNFPTSNHMGATGDGLILAYRQGCSLVHLESYQYHPSGAAYPEALAGQLVTESIRSSGAQLLNANGERFVNELTYRDVVAAAVIREAAEGRAVITPHGRQGVWLDTPMIDLLKGEGTLASQFPGLIHRFKRYGIDPVHQPVLIYPTLHYQNGGVKVDTQCRTERIGLWAAGEVTGGLHGTNRLMGNSLLDIIVFGRRAAESVQNDLPERKGVTLTALNRFREALKSLPEADGQTAPQLYPLVSNMKFATAPAPEAATEPKAGGGTFNLSEPPDPFAGR; from the coding sequence ATGACCTTCGACTGGGCGGCGGAGTCGATCGCACAAGTCCACCGCACGCGGGCGTTGCGCAAGGACGAAGACTTTCCCGATTTGAGCGAGGACGAGGCGAATGCCCTGATCCGCCAGCACCACCCGGATTACGTCGGCGCCGAACGGCAGATAAGAGTGGGGCCGAATGCCAATCGCGGTGAGTTTCCTTTGGAACTGGCGGAGTTGCTGGAATCGGACAGCCCATTGCCGGCCGACTTTGCGCCGAAGGTGGACATCGAAACCGACGTGCTGATTTTGGGCGGCGGCGGTGCGGGCGTGGCGGCGGCGCTGGGACTCGAAAACTCCGGCCTCACTGTGCACCTGGCGACGAAACTCCGGCTGGGCGATTCCAACACCGTCATGGCCGAGGGCGGCATCCAGGCGGCGCTCGGACCCGACGATTCTCCGCGGCGCCACTTCGCCGATGCGTACGTCGGCGGCCACGGCAAGAACGACCCCGATCTCCTCAAAATTTTATGCGAGTCCGGCCCGCCCAGCATTCAATGGCTGGTGCAGTTGGGCGTGCTGTTCGATCCGGGCGACAACGGCCTGTTCCGGCTGAAGGCGGGCGGCGGCACTTCCGTGCCGCGCGTGCTGGCCTGCCGCGACTACACCGGGCTCGAGATCATGCGCGTCCTGCGCGATGCGGTGATGGGCGGCAGTACCCAATTCCTTGAGAACGAAGCGGCGGTGGAACTGCTCGACGACGGGCAGGGCCAGGTGACGGGTGCGGTGTTGTGGAATACGGAAACGGGTCAACTCACCACCGTGTCGGCCCGGGCGGTGATCCTCGCCACCGGCGGCAGTGGGCAGTTGCGTTTCCAGAATTTTCCCACCAGCAACCACATGGGCGCGACCGGCGACGGCCTCATTCTCGCCTACCGGCAGGGTTGCTCGCTGGTGCATCTCGAAAGCTACCAGTACCATCCGTCCGGCGCGGCGTATCCGGAAGCGCTGGCGGGTCAGTTGGTCACAGAATCGATCCGCTCCAGTGGGGCGCAGTTGTTGAACGCCAACGGCGAACGGTTTGTCAACGAACTCACTTACCGCGACGTCGTGGCGGCGGCCGTCATCAGGGAAGCGGCGGAGGGCCGCGCCGTAATCACGCCGCACGGACGCCAGGGGGTGTGGCTGGACACGCCGATGATCGATCTGTTGAAAGGCGAGGGCACGCTGGCCAGCCAGTTTCCCGGCCTCATCCACCGGTTCAAACGCTACGGCATCGACCCCGTCCACCAGCCGGTGCTCATCTACCCGACGCTTCATTACCAGAACGGCGGGGTGAAGGTGGACACTCAATGCAGAACCGAACGCATTGGCCTGTGGGCGGCGGGGGAGGTGACCGGCGGTTTGCATGGCACCAACCGGTTGATGGGCAACTCGCTTCTTGATATCATTGTGTTCGGTCGGCGCGCCGCCGAGTCCGTGCAGAACGATCTGCCGGAACGCAAGGGTGTGACGCTGACGGCGCTCAACCGGTTCCGCGAGGCGCTTAAGAGTCTGCCCGAGGCGGACGGCCAAACCGCACCGCAGTTGTACCCGCTGGTCTCCAACATGAAATTCGCAACCGCCCCCGCACCCGAGGCGGCGACGGAACCGAAGGCAGGCGGAGGCACGTTCAACCTGTCGGAACCCCCGGACCCGTTTGCGGGCCGGTGA
- a CDS encoding PHP domain-containing protein — MTEKFEIHMHSNFSDGEFSPSELVDIACKNGVSILSLTDHDTFSGIPEFIDAGEKAGLTVFPGIEMTVKYGDFQLHVLGYFKDLASIRPSLWDRVETMKAQREERMHAMIDKLNDVVPDRFQGQITFDNVQKAAEGVLARPHLAREMVRLGIVKHTGEAFEKYLVQYNVQRENIHVDEALKLMRESGGVPIIAHPGERTYALHRPDKGIGFDDIPPRLEELKAMGLMGLEAIYPYHEKTGKVDYFLKLAEDHGMIATGSRDFHGFNTHQTPDVLGTTKMEPTFLEQFRQAWG; from the coding sequence ATGACCGAGAAATTTGAAATCCACATGCACAGCAACTTTTCCGACGGGGAATTTTCGCCCTCGGAGCTGGTGGACATTGCCTGCAAAAATGGCGTCTCCATTCTGTCGCTCACCGACCACGATACTTTCTCGGGGATTCCGGAATTCATCGACGCCGGAGAGAAGGCGGGATTGACCGTATTTCCGGGCATCGAGATGACGGTCAAGTACGGCGATTTTCAACTGCACGTGCTCGGTTACTTCAAGGATCTGGCGAGCATCCGGCCGTCATTATGGGACCGGGTCGAGACCATGAAAGCGCAACGTGAGGAACGCATGCACGCCATGATCGACAAACTGAACGACGTGGTGCCGGACCGCTTTCAGGGGCAGATCACGTTCGACAACGTGCAGAAGGCGGCGGAGGGGGTGCTGGCGCGGCCGCATCTGGCGCGTGAGATGGTGCGGCTCGGCATCGTCAAGCACACCGGCGAGGCGTTCGAAAAATACCTCGTGCAGTACAACGTCCAGCGCGAAAACATCCATGTCGATGAGGCGCTGAAACTCATGCGCGAAAGCGGCGGCGTGCCGATCATTGCGCATCCCGGCGAGCGCACCTACGCGCTCCACCGTCCGGACAAGGGCATCGGCTTCGACGACATCCCGCCGCGTCTGGAAGAATTGAAAGCGATGGGGCTGATGGGGCTGGAGGCGATTTATCCCTACCACGAGAAAACCGGCAAGGTGGATTACTTCCTCAAACTGGCGGAAGACCACGGCATGATCGCCACCGGAAGCCGCGACTTCCACGGCTTCAACACGCACCAGACGCCGGACGTGCTGGGCACGACGAAGATGGAACCCACCTTCCTCGAGCAGTTCCGCCAGGCCTGGGGCTGA
- the ric gene encoding iron-sulfur cluster repair di-iron protein, which produces MRTTKIPLTVHTPVFQFVEDHPARAALLEELGIDYCCGGQTPFEEACRQKGMDPQKVFDRVVAFHAPESAGEQVAQSAVTATEWVNHIEKTHHVYLKAAMPRIMQLIEKVVAAHGHNHPELKDLEAVYTELVQDLGPHLIKEERVLFPMIRKMDGTQEAQTFHCGSIQNPIRIMLMEHNLAGDLLQKIKDITHSYTPPEDACRSYQLMLDELHRFALDTHLHVHKENNILFPMVLEQLEMVAE; this is translated from the coding sequence ATGCGCACGACGAAAATCCCGCTCACCGTTCATACTCCGGTTTTCCAGTTCGTGGAGGATCACCCCGCCCGCGCCGCCCTGCTCGAGGAGCTGGGAATCGACTACTGCTGTGGTGGCCAGACGCCCTTTGAGGAAGCCTGCCGCCAAAAAGGCATGGACCCGCAAAAGGTGTTCGATCGGGTTGTGGCATTCCACGCTCCTGAAAGCGCCGGAGAGCAGGTCGCCCAATCTGCCGTCACGGCCACCGAATGGGTCAACCACATCGAGAAAACTCATCACGTGTACCTGAAAGCGGCGATGCCCCGGATCATGCAGTTGATCGAAAAGGTGGTCGCGGCGCACGGGCACAACCACCCGGAGCTCAAGGATCTGGAAGCGGTGTACACCGAACTGGTGCAGGACCTGGGTCCGCACCTCATCAAGGAAGAGCGCGTGCTGTTCCCCATGATCCGCAAGATGGACGGGACGCAGGAAGCACAGACCTTCCATTGCGGAAGCATTCAAAACCCCATCCGCATCATGTTGATGGAGCACAACCTCGCCGGCGACCTGCTGCAAAAGATCAAAGACATCACCCACAGCTACACGCCGCCGGAGGACGCGTGCCGCTCTTACCAGCTGATGCTGGATGAACTGCACCGGTTTGCGCTGGACACGCACCTGCATGTCCACAAGGAAAACAACATCCTGTTCCCGATGGTGCTGGAGCAGTTGGAAATGGTGGCGGAATAA
- the ruvC gene encoding crossover junction endodeoxyribonuclease RuvC, producing MRVLGIDPGSNCTGYGIVESDRKTLKSIHWGSIKSKSRTPFPERLKAIYDELTRVIDEYRPEVVAIEDLFFAVNAQSTIKLGQTRGVALLAAVNANLAIAEYTPLEIKLSTVGYGRADKNQVRDMVTTLLRLKKKPEPLDASDALAVAICHLHNHGTSNRLKEALSSRR from the coding sequence ATGCGTGTTCTCGGCATCGACCCCGGCAGTAACTGCACCGGATACGGCATCGTCGAGTCGGACCGCAAAACCCTGAAAAGCATCCACTGGGGAAGCATCAAGTCGAAAAGCCGCACTCCCTTTCCCGAACGGTTGAAAGCCATCTACGACGAACTCACCCGCGTCATCGACGAGTACCGGCCGGAGGTCGTGGCCATCGAAGATTTGTTTTTCGCGGTCAACGCCCAGTCCACCATCAAGCTCGGGCAGACGCGCGGCGTGGCATTGCTTGCGGCGGTCAACGCCAACCTGGCAATCGCCGAATACACGCCCCTTGAAATCAAGCTGTCCACCGTCGGTTACGGACGCGCCGACAAAAACCAGGTGCGGGACATGGTCACCACCCTGCTCCGCCTCAAGAAAAAACCCGAACCGCTCGACGCCTCGGATGCGCTGGCGGTGGCCATCTGTCATCTGCACAACCACGGAACCTCCAACCGCTTGAAAGAAGCCCTGTCCTCCAGGAGATGA
- a CDS encoding nuclease-related domain-containing protein gives MEPISTLLVLLLVGGGIWFFLKKGKGTLATGPSVVSVLRQLGNEYKIIENATVPTPDGIIQIDYLVVSPYGLFVINERNDSGRVRVQAGQREWEVRGMGGGTLIYNPLWRNRQAINHIENKLGDLPIASLVVFPNAKLEGIPDGEVVTGKQLLPAIRKARHEVLSAEQQESVLTWFGGR, from the coding sequence ATGGAACCCATATCAACGCTTCTCGTCTTGTTGCTGGTGGGAGGCGGAATCTGGTTTTTCCTTAAAAAAGGCAAGGGAACTCTCGCCACCGGACCCAGCGTGGTGTCGGTTTTAAGGCAACTCGGCAACGAGTACAAAATCATCGAAAACGCCACCGTGCCCACCCCCGACGGCATCATCCAGATCGATTATCTCGTGGTCTCTCCCTACGGATTGTTTGTCATCAACGAGCGCAACGACTCCGGCCGCGTGCGCGTGCAGGCGGGGCAACGCGAATGGGAAGTGCGCGGCATGGGCGGCGGCACACTCATTTACAATCCGCTGTGGCGCAACCGGCAGGCGATCAACCACATCGAGAACAAACTGGGCGACCTGCCCATCGCGTCGTTGGTGGTGTTCCCGAATGCGAAGCTGGAAGGGATTCCGGACGGAGAGGTGGTCACTGGAAAGCAGTTGTTGCCTGCCATCCGGAAGGCGCGGCACGAGGTTTTGAGCGCAGAACAGCAGGAGTCGGTGCTGACGTGGTTCGGTGGGCGGTGA
- the ruvB gene encoding Holliday junction branch migration DNA helicase RuvB yields MESDRENPETRYTLDTQEAQFETSLRPRTFAEYIGQDKVKENLAIFLSAAKMRGETLDHVLFYGPPGLGKTTLANIIASEMGAALTSTSGPVIEKSGDLAALLTNLQEGDLLFIDEIHRLPRIIEEILYPAMEDFKLDIMIGQGPSARSIKLDLPPFTLIGATTRAGLLTSPLRDRFGVVHRLDYYTPKDLKKIVHRSAEILKVDMTDDGGREVAQRSRGTPRIANRLLRRVRDYAQVKGDGIITRPIAERALEMMEVDRIGLDKMDHKLLLTMIEKFKGGPVGIDSLAASINEERDTIEDVYEPFLIQCGLLHRTPRGRVVTDAAFHHFGLTPSSNNDTPQKPLF; encoded by the coding sequence ATGGAATCCGACCGCGAAAATCCCGAAACCCGTTACACGCTGGACACGCAGGAAGCCCAGTTCGAGACCAGCCTGCGCCCGCGCACGTTTGCGGAATACATTGGACAGGACAAGGTGAAGGAGAACCTCGCCATCTTCCTGTCGGCGGCGAAGATGCGCGGCGAGACGCTCGACCACGTTTTGTTTTACGGCCCGCCGGGTCTGGGCAAGACGACGCTCGCGAATATCATCGCCTCGGAGATGGGCGCGGCGCTCACCAGCACGTCGGGCCCGGTCATCGAAAAGTCCGGCGACCTGGCGGCTCTGCTCACCAACCTGCAGGAAGGCGACCTGCTGTTCATCGACGAGATCCACCGCCTGCCGCGCATCATTGAGGAAATCCTTTACCCGGCGATGGAGGACTTCAAGCTCGACATCATGATCGGCCAGGGACCCAGCGCACGTTCGATCAAACTCGACCTGCCGCCGTTCACCCTGATCGGCGCAACCACGCGGGCGGGATTGTTGACCTCGCCTTTGCGCGACCGCTTCGGCGTGGTGCACCGGCTCGATTACTACACGCCGAAAGACCTGAAAAAAATCGTGCACCGCTCGGCGGAAATATTGAAGGTGGACATGACGGACGACGGCGGGCGCGAGGTGGCACAACGGTCGCGCGGCACGCCGCGCATCGCCAACCGGCTTCTGCGCCGCGTGCGCGATTACGCGCAGGTAAAAGGCGACGGCATCATCACCCGCCCCATCGCCGAACGGGCGCTGGAAATGATGGAAGTGGACCGCATCGGCCTCGACAAGATGGACCACAAACTGTTGCTGACGATGATCGAGAAGTTCAAGGGCGGGCCGGTGGGCATCGACAGCCTGGCGGCGTCGATCAACGAAGAGCGCGACACCATCGAGGACGTGTACGAACCGTTCCTGATCCAGTGCGGACTCCTGCACCGCACGCCGCGCGGCAGGGTGGTGACCGACGCCGCGTTCCACCACTTCGGCCTCACGCCGTCGTCCAACAACGACACGCCGCAAAAACCGCTGTTCTGA
- a CDS encoding RrF2 family transcriptional regulator, which yields MLSQTAEYALRAVVALAAKPDTPFTTKRLAEETQVPSPYLSKVLQALARADLVKSQRGLHGGFVLARAAGEVTLLDVINAVDPIRAIESCPLNLKQHGANLCPLHSRINATILMMRDVFKSSTIEEILQEDSTSKPLCESGPS from the coding sequence ATGTTATCCCAGACAGCCGAATACGCGCTTCGCGCCGTGGTGGCGCTGGCGGCAAAACCGGACACCCCCTTCACCACGAAGCGGCTGGCGGAAGAAACGCAGGTGCCGTCACCTTACCTGTCCAAGGTCCTGCAGGCGCTGGCCCGGGCGGACCTCGTGAAATCGCAACGAGGCCTGCACGGTGGGTTTGTGCTGGCGCGTGCGGCGGGGGAGGTCACTCTGCTCGACGTCATCAACGCCGTGGACCCGATCCGTGCCATCGAGTCGTGTCCGCTCAACCTGAAGCAACACGGCGCGAATTTGTGCCCCCTGCACAGCCGGATCAACGCCACCATCCTGATGATGCGGGATGTGTTTAAGAGTTCGACCATCGAGGAGATTTTGCAGGAAGACTCCACCAGCAAACCGTTGTGCGAAAGCGGGCCCTCGTGA
- a CDS encoding multiheme c-type cytochrome: protein MLMRTALSFILAGLGWALAACSPLPESHASSGNPPTDSPPREVLIVFSGNTLGELKPCGCAKEEDQGGIERRMGYLNSVTPEESNLLFVDLGDNFKESTRQGRIKARYLLTAMARMNYDAVTLGDRDLLYGDEFLKKQEGIPWLASNMQIEGMNFPRYRTQTFDNGLNVTVLAVADPDLFYVSGHSQITMQDPAEAVKELLPEIERNGQPDLVVLLTHMKREKALGLLDLDGVDVVINGHIEDESDKIDMQPVQKGGKIFAQAAPLGQKMGELRVTVEGGEKTYKHRMVRLDSKIPDDAEMTALHDEYNQEIEALFFETLKAKRAKERTQVYAAESTCKTCHADAHETWSGSRHAHAYATLKEVNKSFDPECLKCHTTGFEKPGGFISEIDTPELKNVQCEMCHGARLEHSRAPAGGFAEEARGACSQCHVPKHSPNFNYETYWPKIRH from the coding sequence ATGTTGATGAGAACTGCATTGTCCTTCATTTTGGCCGGGTTGGGCTGGGCGCTCGCCGCCTGTTCGCCTTTGCCGGAGTCGCACGCGTCGTCAGGAAACCCGCCAACCGATTCCCCTCCCCGCGAAGTGTTGATCGTTTTTTCCGGCAACACGCTGGGCGAACTGAAACCCTGCGGCTGTGCGAAGGAGGAAGACCAGGGCGGCATCGAGCGCAGGATGGGTTACTTGAACAGCGTGACGCCGGAGGAAAGCAATCTGCTGTTCGTCGATCTCGGCGACAACTTCAAGGAATCCACCAGGCAGGGGCGCATCAAGGCACGCTATCTGCTGACCGCCATGGCGCGCATGAACTACGACGCGGTGACGCTGGGCGACCGCGATTTGCTGTACGGCGACGAATTCCTGAAAAAACAGGAAGGCATCCCATGGCTTGCCTCCAACATGCAGATCGAGGGCATGAACTTTCCACGGTACCGTACCCAGACCTTTGACAACGGGCTTAACGTAACGGTGCTCGCCGTGGCCGATCCGGATCTGTTCTACGTCTCCGGCCACAGCCAGATCACCATGCAGGACCCGGCAGAGGCGGTGAAGGAACTCCTGCCGGAGATCGAACGGAACGGACAGCCCGACCTCGTCGTCCTGCTCACCCACATGAAGCGTGAGAAGGCGTTGGGCCTGCTCGACCTCGACGGCGTCGATGTCGTGATCAACGGCCATATCGAGGACGAGTCGGACAAAATCGACATGCAGCCGGTGCAAAAAGGCGGCAAGATATTCGCGCAGGCCGCGCCTTTGGGGCAAAAAATGGGAGAGTTGCGCGTTACGGTGGAGGGCGGTGAAAAAACCTACAAGCACCGCATGGTGCGGCTGGATTCCAAAATCCCGGACGACGCGGAGATGACCGCCCTGCATGACGAATACAACCAGGAAATCGAAGCGCTGTTTTTCGAGACGTTGAAGGCCAAGCGCGCCAAGGAGCGCACGCAGGTGTACGCCGCCGAATCCACCTGCAAAACCTGTCACGCGGACGCGCATGAAACGTGGTCCGGTTCGCGCCACGCGCACGCCTATGCCACGTTGAAGGAAGTCAACAAGTCGTTCGATCCGGAATGCCTGAAGTGCCACACCACGGGGTTTGAAAAGCCGGGCGGGTTCATCAGCGAGATCGACACGCCAGAGTTGAAAAACGTGCAGTGCGAAATGTGTCACGGTGCCAGGCTGGAGCACAGCCGGGCGCCTGCGGGCGGGTTCGCCGAAGAGGCGCGCGGGGCCTGCTCGCAATGCCACGTGCCCAAGCACAGCCCCAACTTCAATTACGAGACCTACTGGCCGAAAATCCGGCATTAA
- a CDS encoding DsbA family protein: MKRFIPLLILVASLIAAPAVADGPKIAGQYKVIGDLKNLKNVQQIEMMEFFNYSCGHCYGFLEESKRLHAKFKGKLLHKKQPIYWGQQTPYPAMAFYIADEQGMEEKFTKTLFDTNFQLGVNVFQPRVISMLSQDFGIQEAMTDGMKSPRIRNKVQKSLQLAQEFGVDETPTIIINGTLKVTPSLSGGDVKKMTDNLIVIFNDLLKKK, from the coding sequence ATGAAACGATTCATCCCCCTTCTCATTCTGGTTGCCAGCCTCATTGCCGCTCCGGCTGTGGCCGACGGCCCGAAAATCGCCGGACAATACAAAGTCATCGGCGACCTCAAAAACCTGAAAAACGTCCAGCAGATCGAAATGATGGAGTTTTTCAATTATTCCTGCGGCCATTGCTACGGTTTCCTGGAAGAGTCCAAACGCCTGCATGCGAAGTTCAAGGGCAAGCTGTTGCACAAGAAACAACCCATCTACTGGGGCCAGCAGACGCCTTACCCCGCGATGGCGTTCTACATCGCCGACGAACAGGGCATGGAGGAAAAATTCACCAAGACGCTGTTTGACACCAACTTTCAGTTGGGTGTGAACGTGTTCCAGCCGCGCGTGATCAGCATGCTGTCGCAGGATTTCGGCATCCAGGAGGCCATGACCGACGGCATGAAATCGCCGCGCATCCGCAACAAGGTGCAAAAATCGTTGCAGTTGGCGCAGGAATTCGGCGTGGACGAGACGCCGACCATCATCATCAACGGAACGTTGAAGGTGACGCCCAGCCTCTCCGGCGGTGATGTGAAGAAGATGACCGACAACCTGATCGTGATTTTCAACGACCTGCTGAAGAAGAAGTGA
- a CDS encoding 4Fe-4S dicluster domain-containing protein — MDDRTQDKAEPEAPKTKIVEILWNGREPIKARSGETIVHALWNAGQGKLVRTGCVGGVCGACTVTVRLPDGQPSSTELACMCLVKDGMQVFPFPVNAIPPVEPKAGATADDLRAAYPTLDRCTKCGSCTVACPMSIPVMESVLRMQRGEFEQVAEDFTTCIHCGLCRAVCEDKVKPHNMGLWVRRSLGMDCDRSALEEKIAALQQDGAQAEWDYLLNVDPAERFERAKEIRKNGRMA; from the coding sequence ATGGACGATCGCACGCAGGACAAAGCCGAACCCGAGGCCCCGAAAACGAAAATCGTGGAAATTCTATGGAACGGGCGCGAGCCCATTAAAGCCCGCTCCGGAGAGACCATCGTGCACGCGTTGTGGAACGCGGGGCAGGGGAAACTCGTGAGGACGGGGTGCGTCGGTGGTGTCTGCGGCGCCTGCACGGTGACGGTGCGCCTGCCCGACGGCCAGCCCAGCAGTACGGAACTGGCCTGCATGTGCCTGGTGAAAGACGGCATGCAGGTGTTTCCATTCCCGGTGAACGCGATCCCGCCGGTCGAGCCGAAAGCCGGAGCGACAGCCGACGACCTGCGCGCCGCGTACCCGACGCTCGACCGTTGCACCAAGTGCGGCAGTTGCACTGTTGCGTGCCCCATGTCGATCCCGGTGATGGAATCGGTTCTGCGCATGCAGAGAGGCGAGTTCGAGCAGGTGGCGGAAGACTTCACCACCTGCATCCACTGCGGCCTGTGCCGCGCGGTGTGCGAGGACAAGGTGAAGCCGCACAACATGGGCCTCTGGGTGCGGCGTTCGCTCGGTATGGATTGCGATCGATCGGCGTTGGAAGAAAAAATCGCGGCACTGCAACAGGACGGCGCGCAGGCGGAATGGGATTACCTGCTGAACGTCGATCCCGCGGAACGCTTCGAGCGCGCCAAAGAGATCCGCAAGAACGGGAGGATGGCATGA